The genomic region GAGCGCCAGATAGGGGTTTTCTAAACCCAAATGATACGCCATTTTAAAGGCGGACTTTTTACCCACATTGGGGATTTTTTCTAAACAATCCACTAAATTTAAAAAGTGATTCAAGCTGTTTTTATAAGTATTCATTCTGTTAGTATATCAAACTTAACTTGACTTGAAAGCCACTAAAAGGGCTTTTATTGTTTTTAAAAGAGGATTTAATCATGAAAGACTAATGAAGCGTTTAGATAAAAGCGATATAATACGCTATCTCAATTTTAAGGAATAACATGCCGTTTATCAATATCAAACTTGTGCCAGAAAATGGAGGGCCAACAAACGAGCAAAAACAGCAATTGATTGAAGGGGTTTCAGATTTGATGGTGAAGGTGTTAAACAAAAATAAGGCTTCTATTGTGGTCATTATAGATGAGATTGATTCTAATAATTATGGTCTTGGGGGCGAGAGTGTCCATCATTTGAGGCAAAAAAACTAAAGAGTTTTTGAAATTCAAAGGTTGCGGTGCACTGACATTTAAGGGGTGTCTGTTTCCCTACCCCCCTAAAAACTATAAACATAACTCACATTAAACACCACAAGGCGTTTGAAAAAGAGGGAAGTGTTTAACCCTTTGCCATGCGTTTCATAAAAGGAATTCACCGCTAAAGGGATCTTTAAGCCCATTTCAAAGCCGTTGTGCCTATTAACATTCACACGAACCCCAAAATTCAAAGGGATCTGGAAAAAACTCGTGTGCATTTTAGCGTGATAATCCGTCAAATAATTGTTGATAAAACCCGTTTGACTTATCCACATGCCTAAACCACTCCCTACCCACGAACTCCCCGCTAAAGCAAAGCCTGCATAAAAACCCACGCTAGAATGTTTTTGTGCATTATCAATGAAATTATAAAGGTAGTCTATGCCAAGCCCATAGAGGTGGTTATTCATTTTGCCTAAACCATCAAAGCCATTGCCAACAAAACCAAAGTTAGTATAACCATAGTCATAGAACAAGTAATAGCGAAACCCTTGATTTTTTTTCTTGGTGAAGAAATGCTTATACCCTACGCTCAAACTCACCCCATACATGCTTGAAATGTTTTTAGAATAAGAGCTAGGATCAAGCGCGTTTAAGGAATTTGAAATTTGAGCGATCTGAGAAGATAAAGAAGAAAGCATGCGGTTTTGAGATTGATTGAATTGTAATTCTAAATTTCTTAAGTTTTCTGCTAATTCTAAAGGGCTATTAGTGGGTTCTTGCATTTTTTCTAACGCTTGGACTAGTTTAGGGTTAGATGCAATTCCACCGCTAAGTGTGACTATTTTTTCAATGTTTTGAAGGGTGGATTGGAGGTAGTATTGTTCGGCTTGCATTTCAGTGGGGGTTAATTTGGAGTTGTTTTTTAAAGCGTTGTTGATGTAGTTAAAGGTGTTTTGCATGTTTGTGATTTCATTTTTGACTTGATTGAGTTTATAGATTTTGTTTTGAGCGTTAGAAATGATTGGGATGCGTTCTTGATTCAAAAAAGGGTCATTGTGCTCAACGGCATGACTGATGGAATATTCAAAACCCACGCTCGCATACACCCCATTTTCTTCAGCGATACAATAAGATAAAAATAATAAGGGTAAAGAAAATAAGGTTTTTTGAAATTGCATGGGTGATCCTATTATGAATTAGGCTTGTTAAAAACAGGTTTAATGATACCATTAAAAAGCATAGCGCATACCAATATTTCCGGTGATATTAATATCTTTATAATCAAGCCCAAACCTAGCCCCAATGCCCGCATTCACATAAAAGGTTTTGAATAACCTTATCTCCCCGCCTGTGATAATGCTAGCAAAAGTGTTGTATCTGCCGCCATCTCTATAGCTTAGGGTGTTATTACCAATAAAACGCACCATTTTATCCCCCATAGAATTAATAAATAAATCTCTGCCCACATCCGCAATCACAAAATAATAAGAGTTTTTATTGAAGTAGTGCCGACTTTCTAGGGCAAAATTGATCGTTAGAACGGATTTTTTATTAGGGTCAGCATTGGCTCTGAATTGATTATAAATAGGATCATCCATAATACCCCTTAAACCAGACAAACCAATGTAATAATAAGCTAGGCCTACTTGGGGTTTAAAAATAACGCTTTTATCTTTAAACATGAAATCATAGCCGTAATTGATTTTAGCGTCAGTCGTCCAAGTGTCGTATCTGTAAGACTGATTGATGATTGAGAGTAGGGGGTCATAGGAGTTGATGAAAGTCTTATTGTATCCCCAAGTCTCATTCAAGCTCATTGTTAGCTCGCTTCTTTTGATAAACGCTCGGCTATAAACGCCCATATTGACATTGCTAGAGCCTGATTGAGTGATATTTCCATGAAACCCGCTATACCCATAAGCGGCATAACCCCCCACAATCACGCCCTTAATAAACCTATCATACCCTACATTGATACCATATAAAGTTCCAGTGCCTCCATTAATGAAACTAGCCCCTCCAACTCCTGTCGCCCACACATTATTTTTGACTCTGTTTCTTTGAGAGTATTTTAAAATCACATCCATAGCGTTAGGGATCGCATCAGCGAATCGCTTGTTTTTAAGGGCTTCTAATCGCTCGTGAAAATCAGCACTGGCAAAGGTTGAAGTGTCAGAGAGCTTGGCTAAACGGCTCATTTGCTGCGTGTAGGTGTTGATCTGTAAAATATTGGTGGCGTCATTTTTAAAATTAGGGTTAGCGATGACTTCTAAAGTGTTGGCAATATCTCCAGCGATCGTGGTTAAATCTTTTGCGGAATGGCTTTCTAAATAATAGGGAGCAAATAAAGGACTTCCTTTAGTTTCAAAGATTTTATTGAGCCAATTAATCGCTTGGTTGCCTCCAGCTTGATCAATGCTATCCACGCTTTGAACGCCTTGAATTTGAGCGATATATTGTTTTAAAGTAGGGGCTTGTAGGTTATTGATAGGATCATTAGAAACAGCGATTTTCACTTTATTATAAAGAATGGAAGTGTAAATGTATTGATTTTGAGAGTCCTTAAAGCCTACAACTAAACCGCCATCTTTAATGCTCACGGCTCGCCCGTTATAGGTTAAGCCGTTGTCAGTCATCACCATATGTTTGCCATTAATATCAATGAGCGCATAAAGCTTAAGGTAATTATCCAGACTGCTGCCTCCTGTGATTTGGTCGTTATACCCATAATAAATGGCTTTAGCACTATCAATAAGCGTATAAGTGCCGACTTCTTTTGAAGAAGTGTTGAATTGGATTAAGGGGTTATTGTTATTAGCCATGATCGTCGCTGCGCCTTGAGTATTGATAATGGCATGACTAACTGAATGGCTGAGGTTAAACACCAAATCGCCATAGCTGTTAAAATTCCCCATGACATTCAAGCCACTAGCGTTAGTGCTTAGAGTCGCTTGTTGGTTTAAGGTGAAATTACCATTAATGTTAGCTGTAGAGTTAGAGGCGTTGTTAAAAGCGTTGGTGATCGTCAAATTATTGGCTTGCAAGGTCGCATTTTCATTAAGATTGAGCGTGCCTATAAC from Helicobacter pylori harbors:
- a CDS encoding 4-oxalocrotonate tautomerase family protein; the protein is MPFINIKLVPENGGPTNEQKQQLIEGVSDLMVKVLNKNKASIVVIIDEIDSNNYGLGGESVHHLRQKN
- a CDS encoding outer membrane beta-barrel protein — its product is MQFQKTLFSLPLLFLSYCIAEENGVYASVGFEYSISHAVEHNDPFLNQERIPIISNAQNKIYKLNQVKNEITNMQNTFNYINNALKNNSKLTPTEMQAEQYYLQSTLQNIEKIVTLSGGIASNPKLVQALEKMQEPTNSPLELAENLRNLELQFNQSQNRMLSSLSSQIAQISNSLNALDPSSYSKNISSMYGVSLSVGYKHFFTKKKNQGFRYYLFYDYGYTNFGFVGNGFDGLGKMNNHLYGLGIDYLYNFIDNAQKHSSVGFYAGFALAGSSWVGSGLGMWISQTGFINNYLTDYHAKMHTSFFQIPLNFGVRVNVNRHNGFEMGLKIPLAVNSFYETHGKGLNTSLFFKRLVVFNVSYVYSF